One segment of Nothobranchius furzeri strain GRZ-AD chromosome 13, NfurGRZ-RIMD1, whole genome shotgun sequence DNA contains the following:
- the nek8 gene encoding serine/threonine-protein kinase Nek8 isoform X3, with protein MEKYEKIKVVGRGAFGIVHLCRRRSDGALVILKEIPVEQMSRDERLSAQNECHVLKLLNHPNIIEYYENFLEDKSLMIVVEYAPGGTLAEYIQKRRNSLLDEDTILHFFVQIVLALYHVHNKLILHRDLKTQNILLDKHQMIIKIGDFGISKILVSKSKAYTVVGTPCYISPELCEGKPYNQKSDIWALGCVLYELASLKRAFEAANLPALVLKIMSGTFAPISDRYSPELRQLILNMLNLDPSKRPQLNEIMALPICIRPLFNLYTDIGSVKMRRIEKLLSPVQTGPQGRPGGRVPVSRARGAGKVHSLPLSSVYTWGSGITAPLRLQMLDTEVLLVSLGRTQKMGVTKSGRLITWEAPSVVCGESSLPGATEQTQPLFVSRFLEGQSGVTIKSVSCGDLFTTCVTDRGIIMTFGSGSNGCLGHGNFNDVTQPKIVEALLGYELVQVSCGASHVLAVTNEREVFAWGRGDNGRLGLSTQDTHNCPQQVCLPAEFKAQRVVCGVDCSMIISTQGSIVACGSNRVNKLGLDKISAGEEPNAPSQVEEVYSYTAVRSAPLDSERIVYVDIGTAHSVAVTEGGRCFTFGSNQHGQVGCSSRRSSRVPYGVPELQGIVMAACGDAFTLAVGSEGEVYTWGKGARGRLGRKEEDCGTPKLVQLDESHPFTVTSVDCCHGNTLLAVKCNVLLIILLLTNTERCWDVVIN; from the exons GATTGTTCACTTGTGCCGCCGGCGCAGCGATGGGGCCTTAGTCATCCTGAAGGAGATTCCAGTCGAGCAGATGTCCCGAGATGAGCGTCTGTCTGCCCAAAACGAGTGCCATGTGCTCAAACTGCTCAACCATCCAAATATCATAGAGTACTATGAAAACTTCCTAGAAGACAAGTCTCTGATGATAGTGGTGGAGTATGCTCCAG GTGGGACTCTGGCTGAATACATCCAGAAGCGTCGTAATTCCCTGCTAGATGAGGACACCATCCTTCACTTCTTTGTGCAGATCGTGCTCGCTCTGTATCACGTGCACAACAAACTCATCTTGCACCGTGACCTCAAGACTCAGAATATTCTTCTTGACAAACACCAGATGATCATCAAAATCGGTGACTTTGGCATCTCTAAAATCCTCGTCAGCAAGAGCAAAGCGTACACG GTGGTTGGGACGCCGTGCTACATCTCCCCAGAGCTGTGTGAGGGGAAGCCGTATAACCAGAAGAGTGACATCTGGGCTCTGGGCTGTGTTCTGTATGAGCTGGCGAGCCTCAAGAGAGCCTTTGAAGCTGCT AATCTCCCCGCCCTTGTTCTGAAGATCATGAGCGGAACCTTTGCTCCCATATCGGACCGGTACAGCCCAGAACTCCGGCAGCTCATTCTCAACATGCTCAATCTGGATCCGTCCAAACGGCCTCAACTCAACGAGATCATGGCTTTACCCATCTGCATCCGGCCTCTGTTTAACCTCTACACGGATATCGGCAGCGTGAAGATGCGCAG GATTGAGAAGCTCCTGTCTCCTGTGCAAACAGGCCCTCAAGGCCGACCCGGAGGGAGGGTTCCTGTCAGTAGGGCTAGAG GAGCAGGAAAGGTGCACTCCCTCCCGCTCTCCTCGGTCTACACGTGGGGAAGCGGCATCACGGCACCGCTACGGCTGCAGATGCTCGACACCGAAGTGCTGCTGGTGTCCCTGGGGCGCACCCAGAAGATGGGAGTCACCAAGTCAGGCCGGCTGATTACGTGGGAG GCTCCGTCGGTGGTGTGCGGTGAGTCCAGCCTTCCAGGTGCGACGGAGCAGACGCAGCCACTCTTTGTCTCTCGCTTCCTCGAGGGACAGTCTGGTGTCACCATCAAGTCCGTGTCCTGTGGTGACCTCTTTACCACCTGTGTGACAG ACAGGGGCATCATTATGACGTTTGGAAGTGGCAGCAATGGCTGTCTGGGACACGGGAACTTCAATGATGTAACACAG CCCAAGATTGTGGAGGCTCTCCTCGGCTACGAGTTGGTTCAGGTGTCCTGTGGAGCCTCCCACGTTCTCGCTGTGACCAATGAAAGAGAAGTGTTTGCTTGGGGAAGAGGAGACAATG GTCGCCTCGGGCTGAGCACCCAGGACACCCACAACTGTCCACAGCAGGTGTGTTTACCTGCAGAGTTTAAGGCCCAGAGGGTGGTGTGTGGCGTCGACTGCTCCATGATTATCAGCACTCAGGGCAGCATCGTGGCGTGTGGAAGCAACAG GGTGAACAAACTTGGCCTGGATAAGATCTCAGCAGGAGAGGAGCCAAACGCTCCGAGTCAAGTGGAAGAAGTTTATTCTTACACGGCGGTCCGGTCCGCCCCGCTCGACTCTGAGAGGATTGTTTACGTCGACATCGGCACCGCCCACTCTGTTGCCGTTACAG AAGGCGGCCGGTGTTTTACGTTTGGCAGCAACCAGCACGGCCAGGTGGGCTGCAGCTCGCGCCGGAGCAGCCGCGTGCCGTACGGCGTGCCCGAGCTGCAGGGCATCGTCATGGCCGCCTGCGGCGATGCCTTCACATTGGCCGTCGGGTCTG aaggggaGGTGTACACGTGGGGCAAGGGCGCTCGCGGACGCCTCGGAAGAAAGGAGGAGGATTGCGGGACGCCAAAGCTGGTGCAGCTCGACGAGAGTCACCCGTTCACGGTGACATCAGTGGATTGTTGTCATGGCAACACTCTGCTGGCAGTGAAATGTAATGTTTTGCTTATTATCCTTCTGTTAACAAACACTGAGAGATGCTGGGATGTGGTGATTAACTAA
- the nek8 gene encoding serine/threonine-protein kinase Nek8 isoform X4, whose amino-acid sequence MEKYEKIKVVGRGAFGIVHLCRRRSDGALVILKEIPVEQMSRDERLSAQNECHVLKLLNHPNIIEYYENFLEDKSLMIVVEYAPGGTLAEYIQKRRNSLLDEDTILHFFVQIVLALYHVHNKLILHRDLKTQNILLDKHQMIIKIGDFGISKILVSKSKAYTVVGTPCYISPELCEGKPYNQKSDIWALGCVLYELASLKRAFEAANLPALVLKIMSGTFAPISDRYSPELRQLILNMLNLDPSKRPQLNEIMALPICIRPLFNLYTDIGSVKMRRIEKLLSPVQTGPQGRPGGRVPVSRARDGSVGLGAGKVHSLPLSSVYTWGSGITAPLRLQMLDTEVLLVSLGRTQKMGVTKSGRLITWEAPSVVCGESSLPGATEQTQPLFVSRFLEGQSGVTIKSVSCGDLFTTCVTDRGIIMTFGSGSNGCLGHGNFNDVTQPKIVEALLGYELVQVSCGASHVLAVTNEREVFAWGRGDNGRLGLSTQDTHNCPQQVCLPAEFKAQRVVCGVDCSMIISTQGSIVACGSNRVNKLGLDKISAGEEPNAPSQVEEVYSYTAVRSAPLDSERIVYVDIGTAHSVAVTEGGRCFTFGSNQHGQVGCSSRRSSRVPYGVPELQGIVMAACGDAFTLAVGSEGEVYTWGKGARGRLGRKEEDCGTPKLVQLDESHPFTVTSVDCCHGNTLLAVKSLLEESVPR is encoded by the exons GATTGTTCACTTGTGCCGCCGGCGCAGCGATGGGGCCTTAGTCATCCTGAAGGAGATTCCAGTCGAGCAGATGTCCCGAGATGAGCGTCTGTCTGCCCAAAACGAGTGCCATGTGCTCAAACTGCTCAACCATCCAAATATCATAGAGTACTATGAAAACTTCCTAGAAGACAAGTCTCTGATGATAGTGGTGGAGTATGCTCCAG GTGGGACTCTGGCTGAATACATCCAGAAGCGTCGTAATTCCCTGCTAGATGAGGACACCATCCTTCACTTCTTTGTGCAGATCGTGCTCGCTCTGTATCACGTGCACAACAAACTCATCTTGCACCGTGACCTCAAGACTCAGAATATTCTTCTTGACAAACACCAGATGATCATCAAAATCGGTGACTTTGGCATCTCTAAAATCCTCGTCAGCAAGAGCAAAGCGTACACG GTGGTTGGGACGCCGTGCTACATCTCCCCAGAGCTGTGTGAGGGGAAGCCGTATAACCAGAAGAGTGACATCTGGGCTCTGGGCTGTGTTCTGTATGAGCTGGCGAGCCTCAAGAGAGCCTTTGAAGCTGCT AATCTCCCCGCCCTTGTTCTGAAGATCATGAGCGGAACCTTTGCTCCCATATCGGACCGGTACAGCCCAGAACTCCGGCAGCTCATTCTCAACATGCTCAATCTGGATCCGTCCAAACGGCCTCAACTCAACGAGATCATGGCTTTACCCATCTGCATCCGGCCTCTGTTTAACCTCTACACGGATATCGGCAGCGTGAAGATGCGCAG GATTGAGAAGCTCCTGTCTCCTGTGCAAACAGGCCCTCAAGGCCGACCCGGAGGGAGGGTTCCTGTCAGTAGGGCTAGAG ATGGATCCGTTGGTTTAGGAGCAGGAAAGGTGCACTCCCTCCCGCTCTCCTCGGTCTACACGTGGGGAAGCGGCATCACGGCACCGCTACGGCTGCAGATGCTCGACACCGAAGTGCTGCTGGTGTCCCTGGGGCGCACCCAGAAGATGGGAGTCACCAAGTCAGGCCGGCTGATTACGTGGGAG GCTCCGTCGGTGGTGTGCGGTGAGTCCAGCCTTCCAGGTGCGACGGAGCAGACGCAGCCACTCTTTGTCTCTCGCTTCCTCGAGGGACAGTCTGGTGTCACCATCAAGTCCGTGTCCTGTGGTGACCTCTTTACCACCTGTGTGACAG ACAGGGGCATCATTATGACGTTTGGAAGTGGCAGCAATGGCTGTCTGGGACACGGGAACTTCAATGATGTAACACAG CCCAAGATTGTGGAGGCTCTCCTCGGCTACGAGTTGGTTCAGGTGTCCTGTGGAGCCTCCCACGTTCTCGCTGTGACCAATGAAAGAGAAGTGTTTGCTTGGGGAAGAGGAGACAATG GTCGCCTCGGGCTGAGCACCCAGGACACCCACAACTGTCCACAGCAGGTGTGTTTACCTGCAGAGTTTAAGGCCCAGAGGGTGGTGTGTGGCGTCGACTGCTCCATGATTATCAGCACTCAGGGCAGCATCGTGGCGTGTGGAAGCAACAG GGTGAACAAACTTGGCCTGGATAAGATCTCAGCAGGAGAGGAGCCAAACGCTCCGAGTCAAGTGGAAGAAGTTTATTCTTACACGGCGGTCCGGTCCGCCCCGCTCGACTCTGAGAGGATTGTTTACGTCGACATCGGCACCGCCCACTCTGTTGCCGTTACAG AAGGCGGCCGGTGTTTTACGTTTGGCAGCAACCAGCACGGCCAGGTGGGCTGCAGCTCGCGCCGGAGCAGCCGCGTGCCGTACGGCGTGCCCGAGCTGCAGGGCATCGTCATGGCCGCCTGCGGCGATGCCTTCACATTGGCCGTCGGGTCTG aaggggaGGTGTACACGTGGGGCAAGGGCGCTCGCGGACGCCTCGGAAGAAAGGAGGAGGATTGCGGGACGCCAAAGCTGGTGCAGCTCGACGAGAGTCACCCGTTCACGGTGACATCAGTGGATTGTTGTCATGGCAACACTCTGCTGGCAGTGAAAT CTCTGCTGGAGGAGTCTGTTCCCAGATGA
- the nek8 gene encoding serine/threonine-protein kinase Nek8 isoform X1, whose protein sequence is MEKYEKIKVVGRGAFGIVHLCRRRSDGALVILKEIPVEQMSRDERLSAQNECHVLKLLNHPNIIEYYENFLEDKSLMIVVEYAPGGTLAEYIQKRRNSLLDEDTILHFFVQIVLALYHVHNKLILHRDLKTQNILLDKHQMIIKIGDFGISKILVSKSKAYTVVGTPCYISPELCEGKPYNQKSDIWALGCVLYELASLKRAFEAANLPALVLKIMSGTFAPISDRYSPELRQLILNMLNLDPSKRPQLNEIMALPICIRPLFNLYTDIGSVKMRRIEKLLSPVQTGPQGRPGGRVPVSRARDGSVGLGAGKVHSLPLSSVYTWGSGITAPLRLQMLDTEVLLVSLGRTQKMGVTKSGRLITWEAPSVVCGESSLPGATEQTQPLFVSRFLEGQSGVTIKSVSCGDLFTTCVTDRGIIMTFGSGSNGCLGHGNFNDVTQPKIVEALLGYELVQVSCGASHVLAVTNEREVFAWGRGDNGRLGLSTQDTHNCPQQVCLPAEFKAQRVVCGVDCSMIISTQGSIVACGSNRVNKLGLDKISAGEEPNAPSQVEEVYSYTAVRSAPLDSERIVYVDIGTAHSVAVTEGGRCFTFGSNQHGQVGCSSRRSSRVPYGVPELQGIVMAACGDAFTLAVGSEGEVYTWGKGARGRLGRKEEDCGTPKLVQLDESHPFTVTSVDCCHGNTLLAVKCNVLLIILLLTNTERCWDVVIN, encoded by the exons GATTGTTCACTTGTGCCGCCGGCGCAGCGATGGGGCCTTAGTCATCCTGAAGGAGATTCCAGTCGAGCAGATGTCCCGAGATGAGCGTCTGTCTGCCCAAAACGAGTGCCATGTGCTCAAACTGCTCAACCATCCAAATATCATAGAGTACTATGAAAACTTCCTAGAAGACAAGTCTCTGATGATAGTGGTGGAGTATGCTCCAG GTGGGACTCTGGCTGAATACATCCAGAAGCGTCGTAATTCCCTGCTAGATGAGGACACCATCCTTCACTTCTTTGTGCAGATCGTGCTCGCTCTGTATCACGTGCACAACAAACTCATCTTGCACCGTGACCTCAAGACTCAGAATATTCTTCTTGACAAACACCAGATGATCATCAAAATCGGTGACTTTGGCATCTCTAAAATCCTCGTCAGCAAGAGCAAAGCGTACACG GTGGTTGGGACGCCGTGCTACATCTCCCCAGAGCTGTGTGAGGGGAAGCCGTATAACCAGAAGAGTGACATCTGGGCTCTGGGCTGTGTTCTGTATGAGCTGGCGAGCCTCAAGAGAGCCTTTGAAGCTGCT AATCTCCCCGCCCTTGTTCTGAAGATCATGAGCGGAACCTTTGCTCCCATATCGGACCGGTACAGCCCAGAACTCCGGCAGCTCATTCTCAACATGCTCAATCTGGATCCGTCCAAACGGCCTCAACTCAACGAGATCATGGCTTTACCCATCTGCATCCGGCCTCTGTTTAACCTCTACACGGATATCGGCAGCGTGAAGATGCGCAG GATTGAGAAGCTCCTGTCTCCTGTGCAAACAGGCCCTCAAGGCCGACCCGGAGGGAGGGTTCCTGTCAGTAGGGCTAGAG ATGGATCCGTTGGTTTAGGAGCAGGAAAGGTGCACTCCCTCCCGCTCTCCTCGGTCTACACGTGGGGAAGCGGCATCACGGCACCGCTACGGCTGCAGATGCTCGACACCGAAGTGCTGCTGGTGTCCCTGGGGCGCACCCAGAAGATGGGAGTCACCAAGTCAGGCCGGCTGATTACGTGGGAG GCTCCGTCGGTGGTGTGCGGTGAGTCCAGCCTTCCAGGTGCGACGGAGCAGACGCAGCCACTCTTTGTCTCTCGCTTCCTCGAGGGACAGTCTGGTGTCACCATCAAGTCCGTGTCCTGTGGTGACCTCTTTACCACCTGTGTGACAG ACAGGGGCATCATTATGACGTTTGGAAGTGGCAGCAATGGCTGTCTGGGACACGGGAACTTCAATGATGTAACACAG CCCAAGATTGTGGAGGCTCTCCTCGGCTACGAGTTGGTTCAGGTGTCCTGTGGAGCCTCCCACGTTCTCGCTGTGACCAATGAAAGAGAAGTGTTTGCTTGGGGAAGAGGAGACAATG GTCGCCTCGGGCTGAGCACCCAGGACACCCACAACTGTCCACAGCAGGTGTGTTTACCTGCAGAGTTTAAGGCCCAGAGGGTGGTGTGTGGCGTCGACTGCTCCATGATTATCAGCACTCAGGGCAGCATCGTGGCGTGTGGAAGCAACAG GGTGAACAAACTTGGCCTGGATAAGATCTCAGCAGGAGAGGAGCCAAACGCTCCGAGTCAAGTGGAAGAAGTTTATTCTTACACGGCGGTCCGGTCCGCCCCGCTCGACTCTGAGAGGATTGTTTACGTCGACATCGGCACCGCCCACTCTGTTGCCGTTACAG AAGGCGGCCGGTGTTTTACGTTTGGCAGCAACCAGCACGGCCAGGTGGGCTGCAGCTCGCGCCGGAGCAGCCGCGTGCCGTACGGCGTGCCCGAGCTGCAGGGCATCGTCATGGCCGCCTGCGGCGATGCCTTCACATTGGCCGTCGGGTCTG aaggggaGGTGTACACGTGGGGCAAGGGCGCTCGCGGACGCCTCGGAAGAAAGGAGGAGGATTGCGGGACGCCAAAGCTGGTGCAGCTCGACGAGAGTCACCCGTTCACGGTGACATCAGTGGATTGTTGTCATGGCAACACTCTGCTGGCAGTGAAATGTAATGTTTTGCTTATTATCCTTCTGTTAACAAACACTGAGAGATGCTGGGATGTGGTGATTAACTAA
- the nek8 gene encoding serine/threonine-protein kinase Nek8 isoform X2, producing the protein MEKYEKIKVVGRGAFGIVHLCRRRSDGALVILKEIPVEQMSRDERLSAQNECHVLKLLNHPNIIEYYENFLEDKSLMIVVEYAPGGTLAEYIQKRRNSLLDEDTILHFFVQIVLALYHVHNKLILHRDLKTQNILLDKHQMIIKIGDFGISKILVSKSKAYTVVGTPCYISPELCEGKPYNQKSDIWALGCVLYELASLKRAFEAANLPALVLKIMSGTFAPISDRYSPELRQLILNMLNLDPSKRPQLNEIMALPICIRPLFNLYTDIGSVKMRRIEKLLSPVQTGPQGRPGGRVPVSRARDGSVGLGAGKVHSLPLSSVYTWGSGITAPLRLQMLDTEVLLVSLGRTQKMGVTKSGRLITWEAPSVVCGESSLPGATEQTQPLFVSRFLEGQSGVTIKSVSCGDLFTTCVTDRGIIMTFGSGSNGCLGHGNFNDVTQPKIVEALLGYELVQVSCGASHVLAVTNEREVFAWGRGDNGRLGLSTQDTHNCPQQVCLPAEFKAQRVVCGVDCSMIISTQGSIVACGSNRVNKLGLDKISAGEEPNAPSQVEEVYSYTAVRSAPLDSERIVYVDIGTAHSVAVTGGRCFTFGSNQHGQVGCSSRRSSRVPYGVPELQGIVMAACGDAFTLAVGSEGEVYTWGKGARGRLGRKEEDCGTPKLVQLDESHPFTVTSVDCCHGNTLLAVKCNVLLIILLLTNTERCWDVVIN; encoded by the exons GATTGTTCACTTGTGCCGCCGGCGCAGCGATGGGGCCTTAGTCATCCTGAAGGAGATTCCAGTCGAGCAGATGTCCCGAGATGAGCGTCTGTCTGCCCAAAACGAGTGCCATGTGCTCAAACTGCTCAACCATCCAAATATCATAGAGTACTATGAAAACTTCCTAGAAGACAAGTCTCTGATGATAGTGGTGGAGTATGCTCCAG GTGGGACTCTGGCTGAATACATCCAGAAGCGTCGTAATTCCCTGCTAGATGAGGACACCATCCTTCACTTCTTTGTGCAGATCGTGCTCGCTCTGTATCACGTGCACAACAAACTCATCTTGCACCGTGACCTCAAGACTCAGAATATTCTTCTTGACAAACACCAGATGATCATCAAAATCGGTGACTTTGGCATCTCTAAAATCCTCGTCAGCAAGAGCAAAGCGTACACG GTGGTTGGGACGCCGTGCTACATCTCCCCAGAGCTGTGTGAGGGGAAGCCGTATAACCAGAAGAGTGACATCTGGGCTCTGGGCTGTGTTCTGTATGAGCTGGCGAGCCTCAAGAGAGCCTTTGAAGCTGCT AATCTCCCCGCCCTTGTTCTGAAGATCATGAGCGGAACCTTTGCTCCCATATCGGACCGGTACAGCCCAGAACTCCGGCAGCTCATTCTCAACATGCTCAATCTGGATCCGTCCAAACGGCCTCAACTCAACGAGATCATGGCTTTACCCATCTGCATCCGGCCTCTGTTTAACCTCTACACGGATATCGGCAGCGTGAAGATGCGCAG GATTGAGAAGCTCCTGTCTCCTGTGCAAACAGGCCCTCAAGGCCGACCCGGAGGGAGGGTTCCTGTCAGTAGGGCTAGAG ATGGATCCGTTGGTTTAGGAGCAGGAAAGGTGCACTCCCTCCCGCTCTCCTCGGTCTACACGTGGGGAAGCGGCATCACGGCACCGCTACGGCTGCAGATGCTCGACACCGAAGTGCTGCTGGTGTCCCTGGGGCGCACCCAGAAGATGGGAGTCACCAAGTCAGGCCGGCTGATTACGTGGGAG GCTCCGTCGGTGGTGTGCGGTGAGTCCAGCCTTCCAGGTGCGACGGAGCAGACGCAGCCACTCTTTGTCTCTCGCTTCCTCGAGGGACAGTCTGGTGTCACCATCAAGTCCGTGTCCTGTGGTGACCTCTTTACCACCTGTGTGACAG ACAGGGGCATCATTATGACGTTTGGAAGTGGCAGCAATGGCTGTCTGGGACACGGGAACTTCAATGATGTAACACAG CCCAAGATTGTGGAGGCTCTCCTCGGCTACGAGTTGGTTCAGGTGTCCTGTGGAGCCTCCCACGTTCTCGCTGTGACCAATGAAAGAGAAGTGTTTGCTTGGGGAAGAGGAGACAATG GTCGCCTCGGGCTGAGCACCCAGGACACCCACAACTGTCCACAGCAGGTGTGTTTACCTGCAGAGTTTAAGGCCCAGAGGGTGGTGTGTGGCGTCGACTGCTCCATGATTATCAGCACTCAGGGCAGCATCGTGGCGTGTGGAAGCAACAG GGTGAACAAACTTGGCCTGGATAAGATCTCAGCAGGAGAGGAGCCAAACGCTCCGAGTCAAGTGGAAGAAGTTTATTCTTACACGGCGGTCCGGTCCGCCCCGCTCGACTCTGAGAGGATTGTTTACGTCGACATCGGCACCGCCCACTCTGTTGCCGTTACAG GCGGCCGGTGTTTTACGTTTGGCAGCAACCAGCACGGCCAGGTGGGCTGCAGCTCGCGCCGGAGCAGCCGCGTGCCGTACGGCGTGCCCGAGCTGCAGGGCATCGTCATGGCCGCCTGCGGCGATGCCTTCACATTGGCCGTCGGGTCTG aaggggaGGTGTACACGTGGGGCAAGGGCGCTCGCGGACGCCTCGGAAGAAAGGAGGAGGATTGCGGGACGCCAAAGCTGGTGCAGCTCGACGAGAGTCACCCGTTCACGGTGACATCAGTGGATTGTTGTCATGGCAACACTCTGCTGGCAGTGAAATGTAATGTTTTGCTTATTATCCTTCTGTTAACAAACACTGAGAGATGCTGGGATGTGGTGATTAACTAA